A genomic segment from Corylus avellana chromosome ca5, CavTom2PMs-1.0 encodes:
- the LOC132182281 gene encoding protein ALTERED XYLOGLUCAN 9 translates to MLGAVQLGVMAACVVLFVPMGMAGWHLSRNKMLFFSGALFITLAVGVHLTPYFPSISDLASSVSSFVVFDSRVSCLSLLHDIVWRSHDRSWAWSSSRPVSACAFQKLAPPDASDLLNGSWVVVAGDSQARLLALSLLQLVLGSDRTDSVKADLFKRHSDYQIMVDEIGLKLDFVWAPFVTNLSDMVVGFKRNRNYPDVLVMGSGLWHMLHYTNASNYGIGLERLRSSVVSLLPISPELGVDGPVAGSLSVRSPHLFWIGVPTLINSMLNTEKKRERMTDAMRVAYDEALRSSKLLRRSGGPLFLLDIQSLSWNCGVRCTEDGMHYDGVVYDAALHIMLNALLIQSHQRL, encoded by the coding sequence ATGTTGGGAGCGGTGCAGCTGGGCGTGATGGCGGCGTGCGTGGTGCTCTTTGTGCCCATGGGAATGGCAGGCTGGCACCTCAGCCGCAACAAGATGCTCTTCTTCAGCGGCGCTCTCTTCATCACCCTCGCCGTCGGCGTCCACCTCACCCCTTACTTCCCCTCCATCTCCGACCTCGCCTCCTCCGTCTCATCCTTCGTCGTCTTTGACTCCCGCGTCTCCTGCCTCTCCCTCCTCCACGACATCGTTTGGCGCTCCCACGATAGGTCCTGGGCCTGGTCCTCCTCTCGACCCGTTTCCGCATGTGCCTTCCAGAAGCTCGCCCCGCCCGACGCCTCTGATTTGCTCAACGGCTCCTGGGTCGTCGTCGCGGGGGACTCCCAGGCGAGGCTGCTCGCCCTCTCGTTGCTCCAATTGGTTTTGGGTTCCGACCGCACGGACTCGGTCAAGGCCGATTTGTTCAAGCGGCACAGCGATTATCAGATCATGGTGGATGAGATTGGTTTGAAATTGGATTTCGTTTGGGCTCCTTTCGTGACCAATTTGTCCGATATGGTCGTTGGTTTCAAGCGGAATCGGAACTACCCAGATGTGTTGGTCATGGGTTCGGGGCTGTGGCATATGCTTCATTACACGAACGCCTCGAATTACGGTATTGGGTTAGAGCGGTTAAGGAGTTCGGTGGTGTCCTTGTTGCCCATTTCGCCGGAATTAGGTGTCGACGGGCCAGTGGCGGGGTCGTTATCGGTCCGATCGCCCCATTTGTTCTGGATTGGGGTTCCCACGCTGATAAACTCGATGCTGAATACggagaagaagagggagaggaTGACCGATGCAATGCGGGTCGCTTACGACGAAGCGCTTCGGAGTAGTAAGCTATTGCGGCGGTCGGGTGGGCCGCTGTTTTTGCTGGATATACAATCGTTGAGTTGGAATTGTGGGGTGAGGTGTACGGAGGATGGGATGCACTATGATGGGGTCGTTTACGACGCTGCTCTTCATATCATGCTCAATGCATTGCTCATTCAGTCTCATCAGAGGCTCTGA
- the LOC132182658 gene encoding glutathione S-transferase F11-like — MVVKVYGTVRSACVQRVLACLLEKEVDFDVVHVDLEAGEQKRPEFLVLQPFGQVPAIEDGYLKLYESRAIIKYYAAKYADHGPNLLGSSLEERALVDQWLEVEAHNFNDLVYTLVLQLVILPRMGKPGDLALAHSCEQKLETVLDVYEQRLSKSSYLAGETFSLADLSHLPGIRYLMNEAKMGNLVTERKNVNAWWEDISNRPAWKKLMQLAGH, encoded by the exons ATGGTGGTGAAAGTGTATGGGACAGTTAGGTCAGCCTGCGTACAGAGGGTGCTAGCTTGCCTTCTGGAGAAGGAGGTGGACTTTGATGTTGTTCATGTTGATCTTGAGGCAGGAGAACAAAAGCGACCTGAGTTCCTTGTCCTACAG CCGTTTGGGCAAGTTCCGGCAATAGAGGATGGCTATCTCAAGCTTTATG agTCTAGGGCAATTATAAAGTATTATGCAGCAAAGTACGCGGACCACGGTCCCAACCTATTGGGAAGTAGTCTAGAAGAGAGAGCTCTGGTGGATCAATGGCTGGAAGTGGAAGCACACAACTTCAACGACTTGGTTTACACTCTGGTTCTTCAGCTTGTGATCCTGCCGCGGATGGGCAAGCCGGGGGACTTGGCTTTGGCTCACTCCTGCGAGCAAAAGCTGGAGACGGTGCTGGACGTGTACGAGCAAAGGTTGTCAAAGAGCAGCTATCTCGCCGGAGAGACTTTCAGCTTGGCTGATCTCAGCCATCTTCCGGGCATTAGATATCTCATGAATGAGGCTAAAATGGGGAACTTGGTGACTGAGAGGAAGAATGTGAATGCATGGTGGGAGGATATCTCAAACCGCCCTGCTTGGAAGAAGTTAATGCAGCTTGCTGGTCACTAG
- the LOC132182458 gene encoding phytoene synthase 2, chloroplastic, translating to MSVAFLWIVTPSVEISNSFGFFDSVRDGNRLLDSSMPVSRDWGSIKANKSRKQKWNPCSLGTDLKYSSVGGSGLVGGSNFPVLSSMVANPAGEMAISSEQKVYNVVLKQAALVKKQLRSSGDLDVNPDIVLPGTLSLLSEAYDRCGEVCAEYAKTFYLGTLLMTPERRRAIWAIYVWCRRTDELVDGPNASHITPTALDRWEARLDDLFQGRPFDMLDAALSDTVTKFPVDIQPFKDMVEGMRMDLKKSRYKSFDELYLYCYYVAGTVGLMSVPVMGIAPESQATTESVYNAALALGIANQLTNILRDVGEDAGRGRIYLPQDELAQAGLSDDDIFAGKVTDKWRNFMKNQIKRARMFFDEAEKGVTELSAASRWPVWASLLLYRQILDEIEANDYNNFTKRAYVSKAKKLLALPIAYTRSLIQPSRTSSLLTKA from the exons ATGTCTGTAGCATTCCTATGGATTGTCACCCCAAGCGTAGAGATATCCAATAGCTTCGGGTTCTTCGATTCCGTCCGAGATGGAAACCGGCTTTTAGATTCATCAATGCCTGTATCCCGAGATTGGGGATCGATTAAAGCAAACAAGAGTAGGAAACAGAAATGGAATCCTTGCTCCCTCGGTACAGATTTGAAGTATTCATCCGTTGGTGGGTCTGGCTTAGTGGGTGGAAGCAACTTCCCTGTGTTATCGAGCATGGTAGCAAACCCTGCAGGAGAAATGGCTATATCATCAGAGCAGAAGGTTTACAATGTGGTGCTGAAGCAGGCAGCCTTGGTTAAGAAGCAATTGAGGTCTAGTGGGGATCTTGATGTGAATCCGGATATTGTTCTTCCTGGGACACTGAGCTTGTTAAGCGAAGCTTATGACCGTTGTGGAGAAGTTTGTGCAGAGTATGCAAAGACGTTTTACCTAG gAACTCTGCTAATGACCCCTGAAAGGCGAAGGGCTATCTGGGCAATATATG TGTGGTGTAGGAGGACAGATGAGCTTGTTGATGGGCCTAATGCTTCACACATAACACCAACAGCTTTAGATAGGTGGGAGGCACGGTTGGATGATCTTTTTCAAGGTCGTCCATTTGACATGCTCGATGCTGCTTTATCCGATACCGTTACAAAATTCCCTGTTGATATCCAG CCATTCAAGGATATGGTTGAAGGAATGAGAATGGACCTAAAGAAGTCAAGATACAAAAGTTTTGATGAGCTATATCTCTATTGTTATTATGTTGCTGGAACAGTTGGATTAATGAGTGTTCCAGTCATGGGCATTGCACCCGAGTCGCAAGCAACAACAGAGAGTGTATATAATGCTGCCTTGGCATTAGGGATTGCAAATCAGCTAACCAACATACTCAGGGATGTTGGAGAAGA TGCTGGAAGAGGTAGGATTTATCTACCACAGGATGAGCTTGCTCAGGCAGGGCTTTCAGATGATGACATATTTGCTGGAAAGGTGACGGACAAATGGAGAAATTTCATGAAGAATCAAATAAAGAGGGCAAGGATGTTCTTTGATGAGGCAGAGAAAGGGGTGACAGAGCTAAGTGCAGCTAGTCGATGGCCG GTATGGGCATCCTTGCTGTTGTACCGCCAAATATTGGACGAGATAGAAGCTAATGACTACAACAACTTCACGAAGAGGGCTTATGTAAGCAAAGCCAAGAAGTTACTTGCTTTGCCAATTGCATATACGAGATCTCTTATCCAACCGTCAAGAACATCATCTCTGTTGACGAAGGCATGA
- the LOC132180446 gene encoding SUPPRESSOR OF ABI3-5 isoform X2: MDPGRYGLQQGWDNNSALEGYGAVNEPNFRVGASYDERRFLDERYSRDNVYPRNAFHRDVLERENYPPPPPAIGLWPQSRRRSYEEDYPLDRESRRHEKSYVNSYHEMDTFRDHEIDAIQEFDKFGDGYRSIDTYRDHEFDRPGRFGGRERDDYVYDDYDYRSRISHQSREDSRDRDYDFGRHSYDSDYERGSRRDGNWRRRESRDKRGLSRERDPSPHKRHERSRSRGHDDRPRSRSPRSRSHGRSHREDSYDDDRHERTDKRREREEKRHREQYAVAPSATIVVKGLSQKTTEEDLYQILAEWGPLRHVRVIKERNSGISRGFAFIDFPSVGAARSMMDKIGDDGLVVDGRKLFFEYSKPTGGAGGPFGQENGAKSGHFNHKGITVPSDWMCNSCGCVNFARRTSCFQCNEPRSDDAPPADISLSNPAPLGKKGLEAGPTHVLVVRGLDENADEEMLRYEFSKHAPIKDLRLVRDKFTHVSRGFAFVHFHSVEDSTKALEATNGTNLEKNGQILRVAYAKSILGPGSGASGSGQSSSLAAAAIEAATFAQQYDAVGWAPKEYNPDDKQSTSGKEHTGGKVAVQNDGSAPQSGFVWDEASGYYYDAASGFYYDGNTGLYYDGNSGVWYSYDHQTQQYIPCTDQNDNKAPGNQSELPKASDGSSNRKVIISAPATTVTSVEKAASLPDAVQAAATAAIAAEKKEKEKSKEIKLASKSSILANKKKMNNVLSMWKQRSHEGQATRVALDDNQLSGSADDRPFSVGQSTKSKFKTDATSTKDNSTSGSGAPTTASAAPAVGSESPVKPRPVSNSLGGTIMGVIRGSGRPTVRSETFSSGSSGVVSTSSVTTSAAGLSLSANADIPTVATPFKTDASALGTYTLPGAAVSGKRRFSEMPLNPAAIHKEQSQTPYRDRAAERRNLYGSSSLGDELSNLGFGDSNRDVALRKGSMDSMPFPPGVGGGRALGDANINSYEVITADKAIDESNVGNRMLRNMGWHEGSGLGKDGSGMVEPVQAQSVDRRAGLGSQQKKLDPSLEVQAGDSYKTLIHKKALARFREMS; encoded by the exons ATGGATCCTGGTCGCTATGGTCTTCAGCAAGGATGGGATAATAACAGC GCTCTGGAGGGTTATGGAGCTGtaaatgagccaaacttcag GGTTGGTGCTTCCTACGATGAGAGGAGGTTTTTAGATGAAAGATATTCAAGAGATAATGTTTATCCAAGAAATGCCTTCCATCGTGATGTTTTGGAAAGGGAGAACTATCCACCACCACCGCCTGCTATTGGGCTTTGGCCgcaatcaagaagaagaagttatGAAGAGGACTATCCACTTGATAGGGAATCTAGGCGACATGAGAAATCATATGTTAATTCATACCATGAGATGGATACTTTTCGGGATCATGAGATTGATGCAATTCAGGAATTTGATAAGTTTGGGGATGGCTATCGTAGTATTGATACCTATCGTGATCATGAATTCGACAGACCTGGCAGGTTTGGGGGACGTGAACGTGATGATTATGTGTATGATGATTATGACTATAGGTCCCGCATCTCCCATCAAAGCAGGGAGGATAGCCGTGACAGGGATTATGACTTTGGCCGGCATAGTTATGATTCTGATTATGAAAGAGGCAGTAGGAGAGATGGTAATTGGAGGCGGCGTGAATCCCGTGATAAGAGAGGTTTGAGTCGGGAAAGAGATCCAAGTCCACATAAAAGGCATGAACGCTCCCGGTCCCGGGGGCATGATGATCGACCTAGATCAAGGTCCCCTCGCAGTCGAAGCCATGGTCGAAGTCATCGAGAGGATAGCTACGATGATGATCGGCATGAGAGGACTGATAAGCGAAGGGAGCGTGAAGAGAAGCGTCATCGTGAGCAGTATGCTGTG GCCCCATCTGCCACCATTGTTGTGAAGGGCCTTTCACAGAAGACGACTGAGGAAGATTTGTACCAGATCCTT GCTGAATGGGGACCCCTTCGTCATGTCCGTGTGATCAAAGAGCGAAACTCTGGGATCTCGCGTGGATTTGCTTTCATTGATTTTCCTTCTGTG GGAGCAGCACGTTCAATGATGGACAAGATTGGTGATGATGGTCTTGTTGTGGATGGAAGAAAGCTTTTTTTTGAGTATAG TAAGCCAACCGGTGGGGCAGGTGGACCGTTTGGTCAAGAAAATGGTGCGAAATCAGGCCACTTTAACCATAAAGGCATTACAGTACCATCTGATTGGATGTGCAACTCTTGTGGCTGTGTCAATTTTGCCCGGCGGACATCTTGCTTCcag TGTAATGAGCCACGCAGTGATGATGCTCCCCCAGCAGATATTTCTTTATCAAATCCAGCACCATTAGGAAAGAAAGGATTGGAGGCAG GTCCTACTCATGTTTTGGTTGTTCGTGGATTGGATGAAAATGCTGATGAGGAAATGCTTCGTTATGAATtttccaaacatgctccaatcAAG GACCTTCGTCTTGTCAGAGACAAATTTACTCACGTCTCTAGGGGATTTGCATTTGTACATTTTCATTCG GTGGAGGATTCTACAAAAGCTCTTGAAGCAACGAATGGAacaaatcttgaaaaaaatgggCAGATCTTGAGGGTGGCATATGCAAAAAGCATCCTTGGTCCAGGATCAGGCGCATCAGGATCTGGCCAGTCAAGTAGCCTTGCTGCTGCTGCAATTGAGGCAGCGACTTTTGCTCAACAG TATGATGCTGTTGGATGGGCACCAAAAGAATATAACCCAGATGACAAGCAATCAACCAGTGGCAAGGAGCACACTGGTGGGAAGGTTGCAGTTCAAAATGATGGTTCAGCTCCACAATCTGGATTTGTATGGGATGAGGCTTCTGGTTATTACTATGATGCTGCTTCTGGGTTCTACTATGATGGAAATACAG GTCTTTATTATGACGGTAACAGTGGAGTCTGGTATTCATATGACCACCAAACTCAGCAGTACATCCCTTGCACTGATCAGAATGACAACAAAGCACCTGGTAACCAATCTGAGCTCCCTAAGGCATCAGATGGTTCCAGTAATAGAAAAGTAATCATCTCTGCACCAGCTACTACTGTAACATCAGTTGAGAAGGCTGCCTCATTACCGGATGCAGTACAGGCTGCAGCAACAGCAGCAATAGCTgcagagaagaaagagaaggagaagtcAAAAGAGATAAAACTCGCTTCAAAGAGCAGTATTCTGGctaataagaagaaaatgaataatgtATTGTCAATGTGGAAGCAAAGGAGTCATGAAGGGCAAGCAACTCGTGTGGCTCTTGATGACAATCAACTATCTGGGTCAGCTGATGATAGACCTTTTTCTGTTGGACAATCCACAAAGAGCAAGTTTAAGACTGATGCAACATCAACAAAAGATAATTCTACGTCTGGTTCAGGAGCTCCCACCACCGCCTCTGCAGCCCCGGCTGTTGGTTCAGAGTCTCCGGTCAAGCCAAGGCCTGTGAGTAACAGCTTAGGGGGGACTATAATGGGGGTCATTAGAGGTTCTGGAAGACCTACAGTGAGATCAGAAACCTTCTCTTCAGGATCATCTGGTGTAGTTTCTACGTCATCTGTCACCACAAGTGCTGCTGGTTTATCTCTATCAGCAAATGCAGATATACCTACAGTCGCAACTCCATTTAAAACGGATGCATCTGCATTGGGTACCTACACACTACCTGGGGCTGCTGTGAGCGGAAAGAGGAGGTTTTCTGAAATGCCACTTAATCCAGCTGCCATTCACAAGGAGCAATCTCAAACTCCCTATAGGGATCGTGCAGCTGAGCGAAGGAACTTGTATGGTTCATCTTCTCTTGGAGACGAACTATCTAATCTGGGATTTGGTGATTCAA ATCGAGATGTTGCATTAAGGAAGGGTTCTATGGATTCAATGCCTTTCCCCCCTGGTGTTGGTGGGGGGCGTGCACTCGGAGATGCTAATATCAACAGTTATGAGGTGATTACTGCAGACAAAGCGATTGACGAGAGCAATGTGGGCAACCGGATGCTCCGTAACATGGGCTGGCATGAAGGCTCG GGATTAGGGAAGGATGGAAGTGGAATGGTAGAGCCAGTCCAGGCACAATCCGTGGATAGACGAGCAGGACTTGGTAGTCAGCAGAAAAAACTTGATCCTAGCCTTGAGGTGCAGGCCGGGGATAGTTACAAGACTCTCATTCATAAGAAGGCGCTTGCCAGGTTTCGAGAGATGTCGTGA
- the LOC132180446 gene encoding SUPPRESSOR OF ABI3-5 isoform X1, with protein sequence MDPGRYGLQQGWDNNSALEGYGAVNEPNFRVGASYDERRFLDERYSRDNVYPRNAFHRDVLERENYPPPPPAIGLWPQSRRRSYEEDYPLDRESRRHEKSYVNSYHEMDTFRDHEIDAIQEFDKFGDGYRSIDTYRDHEFDRPGRFGGRERDDYVYDDYDYRSRISHQSREDSRDRDYDFGRHSYDSDYERGSRRDGNWRRRESRDKRGLSRERDPSPHKRHERSRSRGHDDRPRSRSPRSRSHGRSHREDSYDDDRHERTDKRREREEKRHREQYAVAPSATIVVKGLSQKTTEEDLYQILAEWGPLRHVRVIKERNSGISRGFAFIDFPSVGAARSMMDKIGDDGLVVDGRKLFFEYSSKPTGGAGGPFGQENGAKSGHFNHKGITVPSDWMCNSCGCVNFARRTSCFQCNEPRSDDAPPADISLSNPAPLGKKGLEAGPTHVLVVRGLDENADEEMLRYEFSKHAPIKDLRLVRDKFTHVSRGFAFVHFHSVEDSTKALEATNGTNLEKNGQILRVAYAKSILGPGSGASGSGQSSSLAAAAIEAATFAQQYDAVGWAPKEYNPDDKQSTSGKEHTGGKVAVQNDGSAPQSGFVWDEASGYYYDAASGFYYDGNTGLYYDGNSGVWYSYDHQTQQYIPCTDQNDNKAPGNQSELPKASDGSSNRKVIISAPATTVTSVEKAASLPDAVQAAATAAIAAEKKEKEKSKEIKLASKSSILANKKKMNNVLSMWKQRSHEGQATRVALDDNQLSGSADDRPFSVGQSTKSKFKTDATSTKDNSTSGSGAPTTASAAPAVGSESPVKPRPVSNSLGGTIMGVIRGSGRPTVRSETFSSGSSGVVSTSSVTTSAAGLSLSANADIPTVATPFKTDASALGTYTLPGAAVSGKRRFSEMPLNPAAIHKEQSQTPYRDRAAERRNLYGSSSLGDELSNLGFGDSNRDVALRKGSMDSMPFPPGVGGGRALGDANINSYEVITADKAIDESNVGNRMLRNMGWHEGSGLGKDGSGMVEPVQAQSVDRRAGLGSQQKKLDPSLEVQAGDSYKTLIHKKALARFREMS encoded by the exons ATGGATCCTGGTCGCTATGGTCTTCAGCAAGGATGGGATAATAACAGC GCTCTGGAGGGTTATGGAGCTGtaaatgagccaaacttcag GGTTGGTGCTTCCTACGATGAGAGGAGGTTTTTAGATGAAAGATATTCAAGAGATAATGTTTATCCAAGAAATGCCTTCCATCGTGATGTTTTGGAAAGGGAGAACTATCCACCACCACCGCCTGCTATTGGGCTTTGGCCgcaatcaagaagaagaagttatGAAGAGGACTATCCACTTGATAGGGAATCTAGGCGACATGAGAAATCATATGTTAATTCATACCATGAGATGGATACTTTTCGGGATCATGAGATTGATGCAATTCAGGAATTTGATAAGTTTGGGGATGGCTATCGTAGTATTGATACCTATCGTGATCATGAATTCGACAGACCTGGCAGGTTTGGGGGACGTGAACGTGATGATTATGTGTATGATGATTATGACTATAGGTCCCGCATCTCCCATCAAAGCAGGGAGGATAGCCGTGACAGGGATTATGACTTTGGCCGGCATAGTTATGATTCTGATTATGAAAGAGGCAGTAGGAGAGATGGTAATTGGAGGCGGCGTGAATCCCGTGATAAGAGAGGTTTGAGTCGGGAAAGAGATCCAAGTCCACATAAAAGGCATGAACGCTCCCGGTCCCGGGGGCATGATGATCGACCTAGATCAAGGTCCCCTCGCAGTCGAAGCCATGGTCGAAGTCATCGAGAGGATAGCTACGATGATGATCGGCATGAGAGGACTGATAAGCGAAGGGAGCGTGAAGAGAAGCGTCATCGTGAGCAGTATGCTGTG GCCCCATCTGCCACCATTGTTGTGAAGGGCCTTTCACAGAAGACGACTGAGGAAGATTTGTACCAGATCCTT GCTGAATGGGGACCCCTTCGTCATGTCCGTGTGATCAAAGAGCGAAACTCTGGGATCTCGCGTGGATTTGCTTTCATTGATTTTCCTTCTGTG GGAGCAGCACGTTCAATGATGGACAAGATTGGTGATGATGGTCTTGTTGTGGATGGAAGAAAGCTTTTTTTTGAGTATAG TAGTAAGCCAACCGGTGGGGCAGGTGGACCGTTTGGTCAAGAAAATGGTGCGAAATCAGGCCACTTTAACCATAAAGGCATTACAGTACCATCTGATTGGATGTGCAACTCTTGTGGCTGTGTCAATTTTGCCCGGCGGACATCTTGCTTCcag TGTAATGAGCCACGCAGTGATGATGCTCCCCCAGCAGATATTTCTTTATCAAATCCAGCACCATTAGGAAAGAAAGGATTGGAGGCAG GTCCTACTCATGTTTTGGTTGTTCGTGGATTGGATGAAAATGCTGATGAGGAAATGCTTCGTTATGAATtttccaaacatgctccaatcAAG GACCTTCGTCTTGTCAGAGACAAATTTACTCACGTCTCTAGGGGATTTGCATTTGTACATTTTCATTCG GTGGAGGATTCTACAAAAGCTCTTGAAGCAACGAATGGAacaaatcttgaaaaaaatgggCAGATCTTGAGGGTGGCATATGCAAAAAGCATCCTTGGTCCAGGATCAGGCGCATCAGGATCTGGCCAGTCAAGTAGCCTTGCTGCTGCTGCAATTGAGGCAGCGACTTTTGCTCAACAG TATGATGCTGTTGGATGGGCACCAAAAGAATATAACCCAGATGACAAGCAATCAACCAGTGGCAAGGAGCACACTGGTGGGAAGGTTGCAGTTCAAAATGATGGTTCAGCTCCACAATCTGGATTTGTATGGGATGAGGCTTCTGGTTATTACTATGATGCTGCTTCTGGGTTCTACTATGATGGAAATACAG GTCTTTATTATGACGGTAACAGTGGAGTCTGGTATTCATATGACCACCAAACTCAGCAGTACATCCCTTGCACTGATCAGAATGACAACAAAGCACCTGGTAACCAATCTGAGCTCCCTAAGGCATCAGATGGTTCCAGTAATAGAAAAGTAATCATCTCTGCACCAGCTACTACTGTAACATCAGTTGAGAAGGCTGCCTCATTACCGGATGCAGTACAGGCTGCAGCAACAGCAGCAATAGCTgcagagaagaaagagaaggagaagtcAAAAGAGATAAAACTCGCTTCAAAGAGCAGTATTCTGGctaataagaagaaaatgaataatgtATTGTCAATGTGGAAGCAAAGGAGTCATGAAGGGCAAGCAACTCGTGTGGCTCTTGATGACAATCAACTATCTGGGTCAGCTGATGATAGACCTTTTTCTGTTGGACAATCCACAAAGAGCAAGTTTAAGACTGATGCAACATCAACAAAAGATAATTCTACGTCTGGTTCAGGAGCTCCCACCACCGCCTCTGCAGCCCCGGCTGTTGGTTCAGAGTCTCCGGTCAAGCCAAGGCCTGTGAGTAACAGCTTAGGGGGGACTATAATGGGGGTCATTAGAGGTTCTGGAAGACCTACAGTGAGATCAGAAACCTTCTCTTCAGGATCATCTGGTGTAGTTTCTACGTCATCTGTCACCACAAGTGCTGCTGGTTTATCTCTATCAGCAAATGCAGATATACCTACAGTCGCAACTCCATTTAAAACGGATGCATCTGCATTGGGTACCTACACACTACCTGGGGCTGCTGTGAGCGGAAAGAGGAGGTTTTCTGAAATGCCACTTAATCCAGCTGCCATTCACAAGGAGCAATCTCAAACTCCCTATAGGGATCGTGCAGCTGAGCGAAGGAACTTGTATGGTTCATCTTCTCTTGGAGACGAACTATCTAATCTGGGATTTGGTGATTCAA ATCGAGATGTTGCATTAAGGAAGGGTTCTATGGATTCAATGCCTTTCCCCCCTGGTGTTGGTGGGGGGCGTGCACTCGGAGATGCTAATATCAACAGTTATGAGGTGATTACTGCAGACAAAGCGATTGACGAGAGCAATGTGGGCAACCGGATGCTCCGTAACATGGGCTGGCATGAAGGCTCG GGATTAGGGAAGGATGGAAGTGGAATGGTAGAGCCAGTCCAGGCACAATCCGTGGATAGACGAGCAGGACTTGGTAGTCAGCAGAAAAAACTTGATCCTAGCCTTGAGGTGCAGGCCGGGGATAGTTACAAGACTCTCATTCATAAGAAGGCGCTTGCCAGGTTTCGAGAGATGTCGTGA